The Streptomyces sp. NBC_00162 genome window below encodes:
- a CDS encoding LuxR C-terminal-related transcriptional regulator, with product MTEDSGVQETRRVRVVLVDDHRMFRTGVQAEIGETGRTGVEVVGEAADVDQAVTVITATRPEVVLLDVHLPGGGGVEVLRRCAPLMAASENQVRFLALSVSDAAEDVIGVIRGGARGYVTKTITGSDLVNSIFRVQDGDAVFSPRLAGFVLDAFASTDAPPVDEDLDRLTQREREVLRLIARGYAYKEIAKQLFISVKTVESHVSAVLRKLQLSNRHELTRWATARRLV from the coding sequence ATGACCGAGGACAGCGGTGTGCAGGAGACCCGGCGCGTCAGGGTGGTGCTCGTAGACGACCACCGGATGTTCCGGACCGGCGTACAGGCCGAGATCGGCGAGACCGGGCGGACCGGGGTCGAGGTCGTCGGCGAGGCCGCCGATGTGGACCAGGCCGTCACCGTCATCACCGCCACCCGGCCCGAGGTCGTCCTGCTGGACGTGCACCTGCCCGGCGGCGGCGGGGTCGAGGTGCTGCGGCGCTGCGCCCCGCTGATGGCGGCGTCCGAGAACCAGGTGCGGTTCCTGGCCCTGTCGGTGTCGGATGCGGCGGAGGACGTCATCGGGGTCATCCGGGGCGGCGCGCGCGGCTACGTCACCAAGACCATCACCGGCTCCGACCTGGTGAACTCGATCTTCCGGGTGCAGGATGGGGACGCGGTGTTCTCGCCGCGGCTGGCGGGCTTCGTGCTCGACGCCTTCGCCTCCACGGACGCCCCGCCGGTCGACGAGGACCTGGACCGCCTGACCCAGCGCGAGCGCGAGGTGCTGCGGCTCATCGCGCGCGGGTACGCGTACAAGGAGATCGCCAAGCAGCTCTTCATCTCGGTGAAGACGGTGGAGTCGCACGTCTCGGCCGTGCTCAGGAAGCTCCAGCTCTCCAACCGGCACGAGCTGACCCGCTGGGCGACGGCCCGCCGGCTGGTGTAG
- a CDS encoding ATP-binding protein — MPAAAAAPRTPLAPDIDEAPQRKLYRSADGRMLGGVARGLAGHLGLPVIWVRLAFLGLFMWGDGLGVLLYAAFWVFVPLGVGGRSGHRSYFETLPDGTRRLRKPDKGQISALIALCIGAGIFISQVQVGGASGRYVWPTLLVGAGVVLVWRQADNARRAHWTEAAGRHGRLLQAARALAGVALVGVGLTVFIVVRGSAAQLGNVLTATLAVLVGVALLAGPWLIRMTQDLSEERLMRIRAQERAEVAAHVHDSVLHTLTLIQRNAEDVGEVRRLARAQERELRNWLYKPEGTGKDEAEEPATLAEAVKKTAAEVEDHHGVPIEVVVVGDCPLDERLAAQVQAAREAMVNAAKYGGEGGPVQVYAEVEGQTVFVSVRDRGPGFDIDAVPDDRMGVRESIIGRMQRNGGTARLRSAPDGGTEVELEMERAANAA; from the coding sequence ATGCCCGCAGCCGCCGCCGCTCCCCGTACCCCGCTCGCACCCGACATAGACGAAGCGCCGCAGCGCAAGCTCTACCGCAGCGCCGACGGCCGGATGCTCGGCGGTGTCGCGCGGGGTCTCGCCGGGCACCTCGGGCTGCCGGTGATCTGGGTCCGGCTGGCCTTCCTCGGCCTGTTCATGTGGGGCGACGGCCTCGGCGTGCTGCTGTACGCCGCGTTCTGGGTGTTCGTACCGCTGGGCGTCGGCGGCCGCAGCGGGCACCGCTCCTACTTCGAGACCCTGCCCGACGGCACGCGCCGCCTGCGCAAACCCGACAAGGGGCAGATCAGCGCGCTGATCGCGCTGTGCATCGGCGCGGGCATCTTCATCTCGCAGGTCCAGGTCGGCGGCGCCTCCGGCCGGTACGTGTGGCCGACGCTGCTGGTCGGGGCCGGGGTGGTCCTCGTATGGCGGCAGGCCGACAACGCCCGCCGGGCCCACTGGACCGAGGCCGCCGGACGGCACGGGCGGCTGCTGCAAGCGGCCCGGGCGCTCGCCGGAGTCGCCCTGGTCGGCGTCGGCCTCACCGTCTTCATCGTCGTGCGCGGCTCCGCGGCCCAGCTCGGCAACGTCCTCACCGCCACCCTCGCCGTCCTCGTCGGCGTCGCGCTGCTCGCCGGACCCTGGCTGATCCGGATGACCCAGGACCTCTCCGAGGAGCGCCTGATGCGCATCCGCGCCCAGGAGCGCGCCGAGGTCGCCGCCCACGTGCACGACTCGGTGCTGCACACCCTCACCCTGATCCAGCGCAACGCGGAGGACGTCGGCGAGGTGCGCCGGCTCGCGCGGGCTCAGGAGCGGGAGTTGCGGAACTGGCTGTACAAGCCCGAGGGCACCGGCAAGGACGAGGCCGAGGAGCCGGCCACCCTCGCGGAGGCCGTGAAGAAGACCGCCGCCGAGGTGGAGGACCACCACGGCGTCCCCATCGAGGTCGTGGTCGTCGGCGACTGCCCGCTCGACGAGCGGCTGGCCGCACAGGTCCAGGCCGCGCGCGAGGCGATGGTCAACGCCGCCAAGTACGGTGGCGAGGGCGGGCCGGTGCAGGTGTACGCGGAGGTGGAGGGGCAGACGGTGTTCGTGTCCGTACGGGACCGGGGACCGGGCTTCGACATCGACGCGGTACCGGACGACCGGATGGGCGTACGAGAATCGATCATCGGCCGGATGCAGCGCAACGGCGGGACCGCACGGCTGCGGTCGGCGCCCGACGGCGGCACGGAAGTCGAGCTGGAGATGGAGAGGGCGGCGAACGCAGCATGA
- a CDS encoding PspC domain-containing protein — protein sequence MTEVHDAPPAGPGAPQPPDARPPLRRSKRDKVLAGVCGGLGRYFDLDPVIFRIVLGVLAVTGGVGLIFYGFAWLLLPQEGEEDSEAKKMLTGRVEGATLAAVFAALVGCALFLSMLDNGVLAVFSVLVILALGGASYWSQRRRTANPVETEAPAPPETKAPPTPGGPSWWRDPLVKDGTTGPVGATGYLWGPADSAPAEPGTAPAVPAKAPAAPARPRGGIGGRVFVLALIAGIIGASVDWHGRPLGEALQTGLAAALVVFGLGLAVSSLLGRTGFGTVVLAVLTAGLLAGAAVLPRDIGTDWQEVDWRPAAVADVRPVYEAGTGLATLDLSRLDVPKGTTLAVGASLDAGRLKVIVPREVTAEADVSIRLGDIQMPGDTSDDVRVRGGGEHRQATLPPPAGTEAGGTIELHLNTGVGQVEVARAAS from the coding sequence ATGACCGAAGTACACGATGCCCCGCCGGCAGGGCCCGGGGCGCCCCAGCCTCCCGACGCCCGGCCTCCCCTGCGCCGCAGCAAGCGCGACAAGGTCCTCGCGGGCGTGTGCGGCGGCCTGGGCCGGTACTTCGACCTGGACCCGGTGATCTTCCGGATCGTGCTGGGCGTCCTCGCGGTCACCGGCGGCGTCGGCCTGATCTTCTACGGCTTCGCGTGGCTGCTGCTCCCCCAGGAGGGCGAGGAGGACAGCGAGGCGAAGAAGATGCTGACCGGCCGGGTCGAGGGCGCCACGCTCGCGGCGGTGTTCGCCGCGCTGGTGGGCTGCGCGCTGTTCCTGTCGATGCTGGACAACGGCGTGCTCGCGGTCTTCTCGGTGCTGGTCATCCTGGCGCTGGGCGGAGCTTCGTACTGGTCGCAGCGGCGGCGGACCGCCAACCCGGTCGAGACCGAGGCCCCCGCCCCGCCGGAGACGAAGGCTCCGCCCACCCCGGGCGGCCCGTCCTGGTGGCGGGACCCGCTGGTCAAGGACGGCACCACCGGCCCGGTCGGCGCGACGGGGTACCTGTGGGGCCCCGCCGACTCCGCCCCGGCGGAGCCCGGCACGGCGCCGGCCGTCCCCGCGAAGGCGCCCGCCGCCCCGGCCCGCCCGCGCGGCGGCATCGGCGGCCGGGTCTTCGTCCTGGCACTGATCGCCGGAATCATCGGAGCGAGCGTCGACTGGCACGGCCGGCCGCTGGGCGAGGCCCTGCAGACCGGACTGGCCGCCGCGCTGGTCGTCTTCGGGCTGGGCCTCGCAGTCAGCTCCCTGCTGGGGCGCACCGGCTTCGGCACGGTCGTGCTGGCCGTGCTGACGGCCGGCCTGCTCGCGGGCGCCGCCGTACTGCCCCGGGACATCGGCACGGACTGGCAGGAGGTCGACTGGCGCCCGGCGGCGGTGGCCGACGTACGGCCCGTGTACGAGGCGGGGACCGGGCTCGCCACCTTGGACCTGAGCCGTCTGGACGTGCCGAAGGGCACCACGCTGGCCGTCGGGGCCTCCCTGGACGCGGGGCGGCTGAAGGTGATCGTGCCCCGGGAGGTGACGGCCGAGGCCGATGTCTCGATCCGGCTGGGCGACATCCAGATGCCCGGGGACACGAGCGACGACGTACGGGTCCGCGGCGGCGGCGAACACCGGCAGGCGACCCTGCCGCCCCCCGCCGGCACCGAGGCCGGCGGGACGATCGAGCTGCACCTGAACACGGGTGTGGGACAGGTGGAGGTGGCCCGTGCGGCGTCATGA
- a CDS encoding TQO small subunit DoxD → MTRTDVSGVPLLNAPSLREQAGRHALLPLRIFLGVTFVYAGLDKLTDSAFLSASGAGSIGELMRGVRDTSAIPAMVDMALEAPVGFAVALAIGELLVGLGTLAGLLTRVAAVGGALISLSLWLTVSWAVTPYYYGNDLIYLMAWTPLILAGAPYLSLDSLIRSRWSRRTA, encoded by the coding sequence GTGACCCGAACTGATGTCTCTGGTGTCCCCCTGCTGAACGCCCCCTCGTTGAGGGAGCAAGCGGGCCGGCACGCACTGCTGCCCCTGCGGATCTTCCTCGGCGTGACCTTCGTCTACGCGGGCCTGGACAAGCTCACCGACTCCGCGTTCCTCTCCGCCTCCGGCGCCGGCTCCATCGGGGAGCTGATGCGGGGGGTGCGCGACACCTCCGCGATCCCCGCCATGGTGGACATGGCGCTCGAGGCCCCCGTCGGCTTCGCCGTCGCCCTGGCCATCGGGGAGCTCCTCGTCGGCCTCGGGACGCTGGCCGGCCTGCTGACCCGTGTCGCGGCCGTCGGCGGAGCGCTGATCTCGCTCAGCCTGTGGCTCACCGTGTCGTGGGCGGTGACCCCGTACTACTACGGCAACGACCTGATCTACCTGATGGCCTGGACCCCGCTGATCCTCGCCGGGGCGCCCTACCTGTCGCTGGACTCGCTGATCCGATCGCGGTGGTCGCGCCGTACGGCGTAG
- a CDS encoding class II aldolase/adducin family protein: MPDQPVPVPVERLGFEMPPAHADPADERAHRKERLAGALRLLGRLGYEDGVSGHVSARDPEFEDCYWVNPFGRAFAGLTPGDLLLVDGDGRVVQGDRRVNELAFAVHAAVHRERPGVVAVVRTQAPYGRALASLGELLAPISQEACAFYEDHALLDEFAGAEDASRIGRALGPYKALILRNRGLLTVGDSVDAAVWWFIAAERAAQVQLIARAAGKPVPIDHHSAVATRERFGSDLAAWVNYQPLRQNGDTPVASTS, from the coding sequence ATGCCGGATCAGCCCGTACCCGTACCCGTGGAACGGCTGGGCTTCGAGATGCCGCCCGCGCACGCGGATCCGGCCGACGAGCGCGCCCACCGCAAGGAGCGGCTGGCCGGGGCGCTGCGGCTGCTGGGGAGGCTCGGGTACGAGGACGGGGTGTCCGGGCACGTCAGCGCGCGGGACCCGGAGTTCGAGGACTGCTACTGGGTGAACCCCTTCGGGCGGGCCTTCGCCGGGCTGACCCCCGGCGACCTGCTGCTGGTGGACGGGGACGGGCGGGTCGTCCAGGGGGACCGCCGGGTCAACGAGCTGGCCTTCGCCGTGCACGCCGCCGTGCACCGGGAGCGCCCCGGGGTGGTGGCCGTCGTGCGCACGCAGGCACCGTACGGCCGCGCCCTCGCCAGTCTCGGCGAGCTGCTGGCCCCGATCTCCCAGGAGGCCTGTGCCTTCTACGAGGACCACGCGCTGCTGGACGAGTTCGCCGGAGCCGAGGACGCGAGCCGGATCGGGCGCGCGCTGGGCCCGTACAAGGCGCTGATCCTGCGCAACCGGGGGCTGCTGACGGTCGGGGACTCGGTGGACGCGGCGGTCTGGTGGTTCATCGCCGCCGAGCGGGCCGCGCAGGTGCAGCTGATCGCGCGGGCGGCCGGGAAACCGGTGCCCATCGACCACCACAGCGCGGTCGCCACGCGGGAGCGGTTCGGGTCCGATCTGGCCGCGTGGGTGAACTACCAACCCCTGCGCCAAAACGGTGACACGCCGGTGGCGTCAACATCATGA
- the guaA gene encoding glutamine-hydrolyzing GMP synthase, producing the protein MPEAPSAAHDSAPDTVLVVDFGAQYAQLIARRVREARVYSEIVPSSMPVAEMLAKNPKAIILSGGPSSVYEEGAPQLDRSLFEAGVPVFGMCYGFQLMAVTLGGQVDNTGAREYGRTPLAVSKAGSTLFEGTPENQSVWMSHGDACSAAPEGFTVTASTDVVPVAAFENDEKKLYGVQYHPEVMHSTHGQQVLEHFLYRGAGLSPTWTTGNIVEEQIAAIREQVGDKRAICGLSGGVDSAVAAALVQKAIGSQLTCVYVDHGLMRKGETEQVEKDFVAATGVQLKVVDAQERFLNALAGVSDPETKRKIIGREFIRVFEQAQLEILQEDGPAVAFLVQGTLYPDVVESGGGTGTANIKSHHNVGGLPDDIEFELVEPLRQLFKDEVRMVGQELGLPDEIVQRQPFPGPGLGIRIVGEVTKERLDLLREADAIARHELTAAGLDREIWQCPVVLLADVRSVGVQGDGRTYGHPIVLRPVSSEDAMTADWTRMPYEVLARISTRITNEVPDVNRVVLDCTSKPPGTIEWE; encoded by the coding sequence GTGCCAGAAGCACCCTCCGCCGCCCACGACAGCGCCCCGGACACGGTTCTCGTCGTCGACTTCGGCGCCCAGTACGCCCAGCTCATCGCCCGCCGCGTCCGCGAGGCACGGGTTTACAGCGAGATCGTGCCGAGCTCGATGCCCGTCGCCGAGATGCTGGCGAAGAACCCCAAGGCGATCATCCTCTCCGGCGGCCCGTCCTCCGTGTACGAGGAGGGTGCCCCGCAGCTCGACCGCTCCCTGTTCGAGGCAGGCGTCCCCGTCTTCGGCATGTGCTACGGCTTCCAGCTGATGGCGGTCACCCTCGGCGGCCAGGTCGACAACACCGGCGCCCGCGAGTACGGCCGCACCCCGCTGGCCGTCTCCAAGGCCGGCTCCACCCTCTTCGAGGGCACCCCCGAGAACCAGTCGGTGTGGATGTCCCACGGTGACGCCTGCTCCGCCGCCCCCGAGGGCTTCACCGTGACCGCGTCGACCGACGTCGTCCCGGTCGCGGCCTTCGAGAACGACGAGAAGAAGCTGTACGGCGTGCAGTACCACCCCGAGGTGATGCACTCCACGCACGGCCAGCAGGTCCTGGAGCACTTCCTCTACCGGGGAGCGGGGCTGTCCCCGACCTGGACCACCGGCAACATCGTCGAGGAGCAGATCGCGGCGATCCGCGAGCAGGTCGGCGACAAGCGCGCCATCTGCGGCCTCTCCGGCGGCGTGGACTCGGCCGTGGCCGCGGCCCTCGTGCAGAAGGCCATCGGCTCGCAGCTGACCTGCGTGTACGTCGACCACGGTCTGATGCGCAAGGGCGAGACCGAGCAGGTCGAGAAGGACTTCGTCGCAGCCACCGGCGTGCAGCTGAAGGTCGTCGACGCGCAGGAGCGCTTCCTGAACGCGCTGGCCGGCGTCTCCGACCCGGAGACCAAGCGCAAGATCATCGGCCGCGAGTTCATCCGCGTGTTCGAGCAGGCGCAGCTGGAGATCCTCCAGGAGGACGGCCCCGCGGTCGCCTTCCTCGTCCAGGGCACCCTGTACCCGGACGTCGTGGAGTCCGGCGGCGGCACCGGCACCGCGAACATCAAGTCCCACCACAACGTGGGCGGGCTCCCCGACGACATCGAGTTCGAGCTCGTCGAGCCGCTGCGCCAGCTGTTCAAGGACGAGGTCCGGATGGTCGGCCAGGAGCTGGGCCTGCCGGACGAGATCGTCCAGCGCCAGCCCTTCCCGGGCCCGGGCCTGGGCATCCGCATCGTCGGCGAGGTCACCAAGGAGCGCCTGGACCTGCTGCGCGAGGCCGACGCCATCGCCCGCCACGAGCTCACCGCGGCCGGCCTGGACCGCGAGATCTGGCAGTGCCCGGTCGTCCTGCTCGCGGACGTCCGCAGCGTCGGCGTCCAGGGCGACGGCCGCACCTACGGCCACCCGATCGTGCTGCGCCCCGTCTCCTCCGAGGACGCGATGACCGCGGACTGGACGCGCATGCCGTACGAGGTGCTCGCGCGGATCTCCACCCGCATCACCAACGAGGTGCCGGACGTGAACCGCGTGGTCCTGGACTGCACGAGCAAGCCCCCGGGCACCATCGAGTGGGAGTAG
- a CDS encoding chorismate mutase — protein MTTIATTPEQLIAGSRERIDALDDRIIGLIQERMAVSTVIQEARISSGGRRVHLSREMEVLSHWSDALGKPGTTLAMTLLELCRGRV, from the coding sequence ATGACCACGATCGCCACCACCCCCGAGCAGCTCATCGCCGGTTCCCGCGAGCGCATCGACGCCCTCGACGACCGGATCATCGGGCTGATCCAGGAGCGGATGGCCGTCTCGACGGTCATCCAGGAGGCCCGGATCTCCTCCGGCGGCCGCCGGGTGCACCTGTCCCGCGAGATGGAGGTGCTCTCGCACTGGAGCGACGCCCTCGGAAAGCCCGGCACCACCCTCGCCATGACCCTGCTGGAGCTGTGCCGGGGCCGCGTCTGA
- a CDS encoding peptidase, producing the protein MRKRISLLAAAGLAAVGLAAAPANAADPVFTLTSPAEVGLRPHPGQSGQPKKTSVEFRVENETGSVFDRLSTFTIDLSPLKGVADVALPKDRGGDCTLVAAKVTCKDWAIWTHGSNVVSLDLTAGKDSVVGTVADLTMTGTADGATFKPATTKVKVGGPDLVLGPAALKAKLTPGETQPLPIVFTNAGTESVNGVALEVNTTHGIGLVEKYDNCSYSKNDTPGRPWNAGWGTTVCVLDGEYKPGTVYEVKSALTLKAEPHAFIDGMTYAVHAAGAQPKTSQKQERPSTGKKLTVVEREAKAGPLSADIDPSDNQHEFDFQTKNTADFVARAVSLKGKAGETVKADFGFENKGPAWVAYLRSGEDVARTDIVIPQGAKVTKAPEQCSGVNADGSYREQKLGAPRYFCGTTHIVGETEKVSYPFELKIEKVVADSTGSISVGQWTADGTKPQDWDPSHANNKAAFVINAKDGGTTPTPGPTTTGTPAPTGSATPSATPSAGASTSASTAATAQGGLANTGVTAGPLLIAGAALVAAGGAVFLAFRRRATGRA; encoded by the coding sequence ATGAGAAAGCGCATCTCCCTGCTGGCGGCAGCCGGCCTGGCGGCCGTCGGTCTGGCCGCCGCCCCCGCGAACGCCGCGGATCCCGTCTTCACGCTCACCAGCCCGGCGGAGGTCGGCCTGCGCCCGCACCCCGGGCAGAGCGGTCAGCCGAAGAAGACCTCGGTCGAGTTCCGCGTCGAGAACGAGACCGGCAGCGTCTTCGACCGGCTGAGCACCTTCACGATCGACCTGAGCCCGCTCAAGGGCGTCGCCGACGTCGCGCTCCCCAAGGACCGGGGCGGCGACTGCACCCTCGTCGCCGCGAAGGTGACCTGCAAGGACTGGGCGATCTGGACGCACGGCAGCAACGTGGTGTCCCTGGACCTCACCGCCGGCAAGGACAGCGTGGTCGGCACGGTCGCCGACCTGACGATGACCGGCACGGCGGACGGCGCCACCTTCAAGCCGGCCACCACCAAGGTCAAGGTCGGCGGCCCCGACCTGGTGCTGGGGCCGGCCGCCCTCAAGGCGAAGCTGACCCCGGGCGAGACGCAGCCGCTGCCGATCGTCTTCACCAACGCGGGCACGGAGTCCGTCAACGGCGTGGCGCTGGAGGTGAACACCACCCATGGCATCGGGCTGGTCGAGAAGTACGACAACTGCTCCTACAGCAAGAACGACACCCCGGGCCGGCCCTGGAACGCGGGCTGGGGCACCACGGTGTGCGTCCTCGACGGCGAGTACAAGCCGGGCACGGTCTACGAGGTGAAGAGCGCGCTGACCCTCAAGGCGGAGCCGCACGCCTTCATCGACGGGATGACCTACGCGGTGCACGCGGCCGGCGCCCAGCCGAAGACCTCGCAGAAGCAGGAGCGGCCGAGCACGGGCAAGAAGCTGACCGTCGTCGAGCGGGAGGCCAAGGCCGGCCCGCTGTCCGCGGACATCGACCCGTCGGACAACCAGCACGAGTTCGACTTCCAGACGAAGAACACCGCCGACTTCGTGGCGCGTGCCGTGTCCCTCAAGGGCAAGGCCGGCGAGACGGTGAAGGCCGACTTCGGCTTCGAGAACAAGGGCCCGGCGTGGGTCGCCTACCTGCGCTCGGGTGAGGACGTCGCCCGGACGGACATCGTGATCCCGCAGGGCGCGAAGGTGACGAAGGCTCCGGAGCAGTGCTCCGGGGTCAACGCCGACGGCAGCTACCGCGAGCAGAAGCTGGGCGCCCCGCGCTACTTCTGCGGAACCACCCACATCGTGGGGGAGACGGAGAAGGTCTCCTACCCGTTCGAGCTGAAGATCGAGAAGGTCGTGGCGGACTCCACGGGCTCCATCTCGGTCGGCCAGTGGACTGCGGATGGCACCAAGCCGCAGGACTGGGACCCGAGCCACGCCAACAACAAGGCCGCCTTCGTGATCAACGCCAAGGACGGCGGGACCACGCCGACCCCGGGCCCGACCACGACCGGCACCCCGGCGCCGACGGGCTCCGCGACCCCGTCGGCCACGCCGAGCGCCGGCGCGAGCACCAGCGCGAGCACCGCCGCCACGGCGCAGGGCGGCCTGGCGAACACCGGCGTCACCGCCGGTCCGCTCCTGATCGCCGGCGCGGCACTGGTCGCCGCCGGCGGCGCGGTGTTCCTGGCGTTCCGCCGCCGGGCCACCGGGCGCGCGTAG
- a CDS encoding GMC oxidoreductase, with protein MSESYDYDVIVIGSGFGGSVSALRLTEKGYRVGVLEAGRRFTRESLPKNSWDLRNYLWAPALGLYGIQRIHLLGNVMVLAGAGVGGGSLNYANTLYVPPTAFFEDRQWASITDWRGELAPYYDQAKRMLGVRLNPTMTPSDVHLKAAAAKMGVADSFHMAPVGVFFGDGADAEGHAKVRPGDEVADPYFGGAGPARKACTECGECMTGCRHGAKNTLGENYLHLAERAGAVIHPMTTVTALSEHPEGGYRVRTVPTDQRRKGKAKVLRARYVVVAAGTYGTQTLLHTMKDRGELPKISERLGDLTRTNSEGLVGAQTDDRRYRKAHGDGPGKAQRADFTRGVAITSSVHPNADTHIEPVRYGKGSNAMGFMTVLQVPYAKHRVRAWFARTARHPVQLARSLSNRRWSERTIIGLVMQSLDNSLTTYRKPGGIGKGLLTARQGHGAPNPVQIAEATQAATLLAEEINGFPGSNVGELMGTPLTAHFLGGCPIGASPEEGVVDPYHRLYGHPGISVVDGSAVSANLGVNPSLTITAQAERAMSYWPNKGEQDPRPEQGADYVRLAAVEPVRPAVPKEAFGALRLPFLAVPEVPPKVVDQA; from the coding sequence GTGTCTGAGTCGTACGACTACGACGTCATCGTCATCGGATCGGGCTTCGGGGGGTCGGTCTCGGCACTGCGCCTCACCGAGAAGGGCTACCGGGTCGGCGTCCTGGAGGCAGGACGCCGCTTCACCCGCGAGAGCCTGCCCAAGAACAGCTGGGACCTGCGGAACTACCTGTGGGCCCCGGCCCTCGGGCTGTACGGGATCCAGCGGATCCACCTGCTCGGCAACGTGATGGTGCTCGCGGGCGCAGGCGTGGGCGGCGGCTCGCTCAACTACGCCAACACCCTGTACGTGCCGCCCACCGCCTTCTTCGAGGACCGGCAGTGGGCGTCCATCACCGACTGGCGGGGCGAACTGGCCCCGTACTACGACCAGGCCAAGCGGATGCTCGGCGTGCGCCTCAACCCGACCATGACCCCTTCCGACGTCCACCTCAAGGCGGCCGCCGCGAAGATGGGCGTGGCGGACTCCTTCCACATGGCCCCGGTCGGCGTCTTCTTCGGCGACGGCGCCGATGCCGAGGGCCACGCGAAGGTCCGGCCCGGGGACGAGGTCGCCGACCCGTACTTCGGCGGCGCCGGACCCGCCCGCAAGGCCTGCACCGAATGCGGCGAGTGCATGACCGGCTGCCGGCACGGCGCGAAGAACACCCTGGGCGAGAACTACCTGCACCTCGCCGAGCGCGCCGGGGCCGTCATCCACCCCATGACCACGGTCACCGCGCTCTCCGAACACCCCGAGGGCGGCTACCGGGTCCGTACGGTCCCCACCGACCAGCGCCGCAAGGGCAAGGCGAAGGTGCTGCGCGCCCGGTACGTGGTCGTCGCGGCGGGTACGTACGGCACGCAGACCCTGCTGCACACCATGAAGGACCGGGGCGAGCTGCCGAAGATCTCGGAGCGGCTCGGCGACCTGACCCGGACCAACTCCGAGGGCCTGGTCGGCGCGCAGACCGACGACCGCCGCTACCGCAAGGCGCACGGCGATGGACCCGGCAAGGCGCAGCGGGCCGACTTCACCCGGGGCGTGGCGATCACCTCCTCGGTGCACCCCAACGCCGACACCCACATCGAGCCCGTCCGCTACGGCAAGGGCTCCAACGCCATGGGGTTCATGACCGTCCTGCAGGTGCCCTACGCCAAGCACCGGGTCCGCGCCTGGTTCGCCCGTACCGCCCGGCACCCCGTGCAGCTGGCCCGCTCGCTCTCCAACCGGCGCTGGTCGGAGCGGACCATCATCGGCCTGGTCATGCAGTCGCTGGACAACTCGCTGACCACCTACCGCAAGCCCGGCGGCATCGGGAAGGGACTGCTGACCGCCCGCCAGGGCCACGGCGCCCCCAACCCGGTCCAGATCGCGGAGGCCACCCAGGCCGCGACCCTGCTGGCCGAGGAGATCAACGGCTTTCCCGGCAGCAACGTCGGCGAACTGATGGGCACCCCGCTGACCGCGCACTTCCTCGGCGGCTGCCCGATCGGCGCCTCGCCGGAGGAGGGCGTGGTGGACCCGTACCACCGGCTCTACGGGCACCCGGGGATCTCGGTGGTGGACGGCTCGGCCGTCTCCGCGAACCTCGGCGTCAACCCGTCGCTGACTATCACGGCGCAGGCCGAGCGGGCGATGTCGTACTGGCCGAACAAGGGCGAGCAGGACCCGCGGCCGGAGCAGGGCGCGGACTACGTACGCCTCGCGGCGGTGGAACCGGTCCGTCCGGCGGTTCCGAAGGAGGCCTTCGGCGCGCTGCGGCTGCCGTTCCTGGCGGTCCCGGAGGTCCCGCCGAAGGTCGTGGACCAGGCCTGA